GAAATTATGTCAAAGTGTAAGGATCCAAGACTAAAGTATGTCTATATGGTAATCTCTCAATATTCTATGGAGAAATAGGAGTATGTATCAAATAAACAAACGAATGCGAAAGATACGATATTTTGGTAAATATTCCATGGTTATAGTGCTAGGCTAAAAAAACATCAGATTTTTCGTGATACTATAGAAACtgaacatatttattttttaaagttgtgCGTTATctatatctcttatatattaatcctTGAACATTACAAAATGTTTTTGTAGGCACGTGTCATTATTAGGATGATTCTTAAAATCCctagaaaaataagttgtccatataactatatattatattttttattaaactaactataaaattgattaatagtatacaaaagaatattctcaattctttctttaaataaaagctacggtaTTACCTgctatgattaatatatatatgacaacaaGATGATAATTCGTGCGTATGCGCAGAGTGAGttttttatactaatgtttATTCATTAAACAGTTTTAACGTTTTACAACACTGCAATCTTTAtcaattgtaaaatgacgaatacaaatgttggtctcttaaatgtatcatcgtAATTGAAGAGTTAATGTATTACAActcattttacttatttttgtgCATAtgcacaaaaataatttttgcggctgacacaaataaaaaaaaaaacagataggcaacatcgattgtaaaatgacgtaaataaaaagttttctgctctcgatttgtttactattgattCTTCATAAGTGATTTCATATTCTACTTCataaaattgtgctttcgttATCGTTTATGTTTCACTTatatgagttttgtttctttttttatttcttttgtgaattcggtgaattacataagtgtcaatttaaaaatatggacatctttaaaaattagttccactctagatacatatctaaaaataaaaattttgaagaaaatcatcGGTAAACTCTATTCACATCTTAgtattcaaatctaatatatcaaacttttatataatataagtgcagacttgaaatataaatgtatgtctagtatatattcatcaGTTCTGTCTAAAATtcatctaattctagaacaacaaaaaaaattacttattttattaacctacgcttttgaggtttagttacttaagagtatatcgacaaaaaaaattcatataataatttatcattcttgtatatgtaaactatgtacAAAATAAGAacagtttgatttattaaatgataaaccagaaaatttatattaaatagttTAATCTCATGATGATACTTCTTCAAGAGAAGTTGTATAAAATTTGATATCTAATCAgaacttttttaattattaattactcCATATTTTTCATCCTCTTAATTTTAGACTAAATctattaataaatctttttataaCCCATGAATCATTTTGATCGCTAGTTTATTTGTATCCAACACAATTTTGACAtcaatccaaaatatatatttaagtgaCCGATATATAACATAACAAAAATGCATAAGAGCTttgcttaaaaaaattattaagaaaaataaaaaatctaattatgaTATTTCTTTTCACGTTTCATCAAAACCCAACCAACATAAAAATGAATCTCACAtaactatttttcattttttttgtcaagaaaCTCAAGTTTGGAAAAATTATCttgaaaaaataattcaaaaccataacaaaatattaatacataatagaatttgaaaaattaatttacagAACAAAATATAACACGTTATTGCAGTTAAAATTtagtgaaaatatataatatcatttgAGTTTGATGAAAAATGTagtcaataataataatttggttAGAATGGATCATATACCCtaataatacatatatgttaataataaatagaaaaatttgTTAGATCAGTAAAATTCTATTTGCGAAATTACTTACATATTTCATCAAGTTCatgctaaaaaaaaattgaacttacCAGAAATATTTTCCTCTTTAGATcactaaatttaaatttacaaaacTGAAAACAGTTATggaatctattctattaaaacaataaCATGATCTATTGATATAGGTGTGGTtcaactattttaatacaattattaaaacctcttattaatcatttaagataaatattatacaaaaaacacaaatataactaaaaacacacaaatataaaaattaaatttcccaaaaaatgtaaaacaaaaaatataccgcTCTTTTAAGgacgggtcagaatctagtaaatattaatacataatcaaaacatatattttttaaaaaatattatgaaaacaaaaatagaacataaaccaaacaaaacaataaaattagtaaaattcataaaattacccaaaatacacaatatagcaaaaatacataaatttcaaGGATATGTAGAATTTTTTTGAGACAGAATTATAGAAAAACATTTGAGGGAGAAATTtccttttctatatattttatcaagaatatgtataaaaaactaacacaaacaaaaaataaagtaacattcgtaatatttattttctcgatttattaaaccaaataagcaaaaaataaaaataagtaatgaatcaaatattttttccttttaatcaATAAACTCTGAGGCAAAACCACCAACAGTTAATAgataacaaaaaattcaaaaagttaaataaacaaaatatagagagatataaaaggaaaacaataaacataaacataaaaatgtaaaatttgtttttgtaatagAAATAAGAGATTGTAGATCATTGTGTCTATATAAATATAGGGTTTTGAGAGTTACAAGAACTTTGTCCACGACTCCGCGCTTGTGCGGAGGCAATGCCCCTAGTGTCATAAAAGAAAGTAGTAAATAGTTTAGCGAAGAGTGAACAAGCTTTGGAAATAAGGGACAGCACTTCCCAGGTAATACCGAGGCTCCCTAAAAAATTTACCATATGAATTTAATCTGAAATTGTAAAGCACGAGCTTGCCTTCGGCATCGCTGCAATCATAAAGTAATAGCCTGTTGTCAAAGAGTGATGCGACCGGTGGCATTGAGTAAAGATATTTCTCTTCGATACAATTGAGAGTTGACCGGAGATTTATGGAATAAGTTTTGTCCCAAGTCACATTGTCTTGATTTAACGACCATATAGTTTGTGTGTCTCCCTTATCCTCCGATAAGCATAGGCGGTCATTCAAGGAGCACATAGTGATTCGGTGATGAGGTGCATAGGCAACGGGTATTTTTGCCATTACGTCAAAAGTCTCAGTGTGAAGATGGAAGGATAAGACTTGTGCTTCTGTGACGGCGTCAATGAACCAATAGAGAAATCCATGTGCATGCGCTGGTACTTTATCATGTAGTGATCGGATAAGGACAAGAAACAATCACATCATGCCTCCAAGTGTTGTTATTGTTCTCGAAAGAGAAAACCTCGCATGTATTAATTTTCCCGTCTAGGTATACACAATGAGAGTTGTACAACCAAACAATCTTGTACGTCCCTGTGATATTGTCTTTACCGAATCCCAAGAAAGGGCGTCGAAAGCGGTTATATGTAAGCTGAGCAAGTGTTTGAAATCTCGCCTCGGGGAGTTTACGGTGCCATCTAGTTGCGGGATTGATCACATACATGAAGGTGCTTGAATATAGGCAAGCCAGACCATCACAACTCCGTGTAGTTCTCACGTTAATTTCCCTTTTCGAAGCGACAGGGTAACGAATATGGTTCTCTTCCGAAACTAACGTTGCTCCCACACTCAATAACCTAAGAGAAGCTTTTCCACGTTTTTCAAGCCTAGGATGACATATCAGGATGCTCGGGTCTCGAGATTTCTGCTGATGTCTCAGATTTCTCTCCTGGAAACGTGGGGACTCTATTTCAGTTCTCCATTGTTTCGACACAGCTCTAAATCTCAATAGTGATTTCACCGGAAGTTTCTCAAGAATCTGATCTATCACCACATCGTGAGGTATATTTACTAACATATTCGGACTGCTACTGATAGTCTCGTAAACGCCTCGTTTTCGTTTAGGCATCGTGTGATCGATGACTCTCTTGGAAAACAACCGTAggtttttttgtattatttctctgagttttttcttttgtgttttgttttacgATTTGGTTGGAGAGGGAATTGTATATATAGTGAGACAGATTCTCAAAATCTTATTCCTGATCCTTCTTAACTTATACTAGAAATTTGACCCACgattttcattaaattttaagaagaattatagtaaaaatatatttattaaatatttttttttatattacaaattatataatctaataaatatataatcagaaagagtttagatttttttaaagtacAACTATTAGTATATGAACCAGCTAATTTATAGAATCAATTTTTTCTAAAGTATACATGTATCTATAGTAAAATTCGAATAAAACACTAATATTTACAGAATTTaactctctatttttaagtATGATATTTAACTTTACATATTCTTTAATCTATTTATTGAGTAACATAATCCAACATAAACCTAATCCCACTCCTTAGATATTAAATCTTTAACGATGATCACTAAGgcataaatctaaatattatattatttttaattgaatgtatttttaaaaatgatatccAACTTAATGTATTTAAAGAAATTTCTCTTTATTCTCCCATTCTCTTATTAGAtagaacataaatatttttttgaccaAATTGAAAATGTGAACATTGTAGTTGTTGATTGAAATTGGTTCGATAAATTtcttataactttaaaaatattttttcctttttaaattgTGCACTCAGTTAAGTGAAATtggaaataatatattttcatcttGGTAATAGTACATATTAATATCAATTCTTTTGTGAATCTTATAGTAAATTTTGCAATTTTTCCGAGAATCagtgaaaaatattttcattcaagatagtaattaaacatttaaaattaatcattttattaattatttgtcCTTGTTTAGAAAATACACTCcagatatttttaatttgaaaactacaTCATGGTACAACTTTTTGGAacctattttcaaaatattaattaactgAAATAATTTTCTATTCCTAAACAATAATTTATACATCTAATATTTCTTaaagtaaatttattttctgTGTAGTACTGAAAACAAATGTTTTATATTCATGTTATTTAGAGTtcacaattatgttaaataacttagtaaacaatattattaatatgatGTTTGTGAACTTTTTTGGTATTACATAATATAAAGTACTAAAAATAGATGGAAAATAATAACTATTCAAAAAATTGATATGGAGTCTTGGTAGTACAAAagattatgtatatatatatatatatataggttaaCTGAACTTAACCCGTCTTTAATAGAATGCATCCATGTTTCTGTCTCTCTTCTCATTGTCTTATGTTCTTGTTTCTGTCTCTCTTCTCATGTCATATGTTGTTACATCTCTGAAGTAGCAACGTGAAAGCAGTTGTTGCATAATCCTTGACTACACAGATACATTGATTACATCGTTAGCCACACTCTCTGACTCGGAACATGACTAATACTGAAACATGATTTATTGTAATTTGATACAGCTTTCTACATTTTAGAATATGTTTTCGtttttgaaaacaattaaacaccAAACACTTTTACAGGGTTTCCTCAAAGAATTGAAAACCATACAGTACAACATAGACACCACATCTCACTCTGCACACTATACATTACATTccaaaaaacagaacaaaattAAAGCCATAACAATTTAGCCTGTATATATCTCTCTCAACTAATCTACCTGATTCTTCTCCCAATACAAAGCAGCGGCCATGGCAGAAGCACTTGAAAGCTCCTATTAAAGAAACAGATAACAGCTGATTGATCTATTTGAATCATTCAAAACAAACTCTGTATACAGATCCTTCAATGCAATCACCATCGTCCTTATCAAGGTCTTGTTAACCTTCCCTCGAACAAAAAAAGCACCAAAAGACGTCAAAACATCGCCAACATAAACTTCTTGAAGatccaatattttattttgtgaccTAGAGAGTAGAAGGAAACATAGTCACTCCACCAATAATAATTAGTCCAGTAATGTAAGCATTAGACCCTGGAATGTCATCTTGCATCTCTCAAGCACCATACTGGTAACCGGATTTTTGGCTTCAGCAATCACTTGTCGAGTCATTTTGATCTGCTCTATGATACCAGAAAGGATGGGTATGACGGTATGGCCCACTCAAAATCCTTAAGACCTAGATCTCTGCTCGAGTAATCCCTCCATGTTTGTTTCTATCGCTATTACTGCCCCCAACACTCTCATTCCAAATATGCAAATGTCTCAgggacaaacaaataaaaaaggatCATCTTAATATCAAAAACAGTGATGAGAGACATCATTAAGACCCGAAGAAAACAACCCAAACATGTATGTTTTTCATTTGTAAGTGAGCACAAGCTAAACTCCCTATAATACTATAAGTCCGGACACTGAAAAACATACTGAAATTGACTATAAGATGTAGGAACATGTCATTCTTATAGTGCTTTAAATTGCTCAATTGCCAAGTTGATGTGTTTCCCTCTATGCTACAATCGTAATATGTGTCTTGTTAAAGTTCTCCATTTTGTGTTGAAGCAGCCTCAGCTTACTTTAATAAACTCCATGACATCTGAGAAAAGCCGTATCTATGAAAGTGAGCACAGAAAAGTAGCGTCAATTAGTCATCAGATTCAGAGTTTTGTGTTACCTTAAAGAGTTCAAGTAGAAAGTTGCCTTGTGATTCAAAAAGACAGTGATGACGGAACCAGTTTGGCCTCACATAGACCGAGGACAACATCATGGAAGAACCACCAAGCCCAGAATTATTAATACCACGATAGAACCAAGGTCCCAAATCGTGATACCTCAAAACCTTATGTCTAAGAAGATCAGTACCCGGGAGATGGTGTCCATGGAAGGTTTCCCCAGCAGATCAGTCATAAGATCCATCTGGTGAACCACATTCTTTCCAGGGAAAGTGGATTTCTCACTAATACTCCGGAAAAGATGCAGCCTATACTCCATATATCAATGGCGGGTGTATACTACAAATCCAAATTCACCAAAATTAGTTGGCAGTaatacaaaaattgaaaaaaaggCTTATATAGAGAAGCAACTTGGAACGGAAACATCCACAAAGTAGTGGAGCTGTATACTATCTTATAGCAACATAGTTCAGTAAATTTAATAAAGAATAAGGTTtgagaatatataaacttactTTAGGAGAAGAGAAAGACTCTTAGAGAGACATCTTGTTCACCATACCGTTCAAAAGATTGCTGTGGGGCTATCACTGAATGAAACCCCTTCCTAATCCAAAATCACAAATCTTGATTTTACAGTTTTCATTTGCCAGTTTGTTCTTTGGCTTCAGATCTCTGTGATAGACATTAGCTGCAAGTGCAACAACTGAGgtacataaattattaaacataCTAAAATCTCCAGAAATCTCGATGGGACCAAAATTCAAAAGGCCAAAACTAAGTGAGATATTAGGAAACAGCATGAAGCCAATATACTACATCAGTGGGCTAAGTAGCTGAGTAAAAGTTAAGGTTTAAAAGACAATTTGACATACGCTATAATCTGTGGAAGTCAGTGATCTCTAGACAGATATTATATACACATAAAGAGATTGAATGATGAAAAAGGTAAAGTCAGAgaccaaaagaaaatgaaataccAATGTGGATGTACTTGAGTACCGTGATAATTGATATATGAAGAATTGGGGATGCTCTCTTGTCAAATAATCATTGATAGAGGAGAAAGCAACTTCTGATTACACTTGAGAGCAGCTCGGTGTGTTGAAACCTATTATAGAAGACATCAAGATCACCAAACATTACATTTGGTACCATAAATCagaatattatcaaatatttgcTAATAACCAAGTCCAAAAACGCAAAGTGCAGATGTTTGATTGGTTAGATTTAGAGTGAGAACCTAATCTTTAAAGATAAACTaagttcttcttctcctttgtgCTTCCTCTCTGCCTCAATAGCTCCCTCACAAAACGCTCCTCTTCTTCCTGTCTGTCTATGGTATGTGGAAGCTTAGTTGTCAAACAAAAGAACTAAGGATTGAATACAACATTTACTGGAAAGTTAACCGTGAGAAGACGAACACGGCAAAAATCAACATGAAATTGTTGCTCCGAAGAGATTTCTCTACTTCCAAGCCCCATTTTTTGAACACGGCATCAAACAACTCTTGGATCTTTTCACTCTGTTTCATTTCAATCAATGGGAAAGGATCAAGACGTTTAGGAACGCAAAAGACGGGAAGAGGAAAGGAAAACCGCAATCGTAAAGCAAAAATATCGATTGCTGACATGGCATTAGTTTTGcatctgattggttgattttttctGCCCACGTGGATAGCTTAGCTATTGAGGATAAGcaacttttagtattgttagattAGATGTCatgaatttgaaaacaaaaatcattgaaCACTAATCAAATATTAATGTGAAAAGTATATAGTTGAACACTCCGAACAAGAACACAAAATAGAATAATCTGTTAAAGGACACATAAGAGCATGAATAAAATTAGATGACTTGGAATAaaacaaacatattaaaatatttaagtcaattttttatataaaaagaacATATCCACAATTAAACAATCTCAACTATCACATTAAGAAATTTAGTTAACCGCAACCACAATGAAGTTGAATTAAACTAAAATGCATTCCATAAACGACACTCGGTTGGAACATTAAAACATGAACACACCTAGAGAACACGTCCATGCTTCTATAGCTTTCTATCAGGACCGGACATTGGTATCTAGAACTAACAAGGAGTCAAGACCGTCGACTATAAACACTTAATCTTGTAAGAGAACTCATAGAAAATGGGATATCTCAAGATAATCCTGAGGGCAATAATCTGACCAAAATAATATTGATTAACAAGATAAACATGTTATAAAGACGAAGAACATGTCTAAGAAGAAGGCAAACAGCAAACAATCGTGGTACAAAATCACGAAAAAGCTAATTGATTCACTATCTTTTATCATACTGGGgagaaagtttcaaaaaaaaaaaaatgataaaattcaaaaagtaGGAGAGGGGCAAATCTTTAGAAATGTTCGTTCCTAAACATAGGCACTGGAGGAACTTCTGTAAAATTCCCTAAGACACTTGTCATTGTCTAAATGGCTAATTTTGATTTAAGAGTTTAACtttaaatatgtaaacaaataatattaacactattaatattttatcGTTAAGATTCTGAAAAGTGTATACCCACCGCTGGACATGCTCTACTTGATAAATCAGACCTACATAAGTTTCAATGGGCCCGTGCTTATATATCgggaaaaaaatctaattatataaaataggtTTTGAATCTCTCCAGTGGGGTCCATATCAGATGCCAGCACATCAATTCAGAAGCTGACGAGTCGACACATGTCCCCATGTGCTAGATGCTGCGTTTCATTTAAATGGAAATTGTAGTGGGCTTTCGTTGGTTGCATGAGAGCATGTCACATGTCCCCCTATGCTAGACGCTGCGTTTCATTTATATAGAAATCGTAGTGGGATTTCGTTGGTGCATTAGAGCACGTCACATGTCtgtctataaaaaaattgttcctTTCGTTTCTTAATACACGGGCTTTTACGTAATTATCTTTGGGCTTTGCAGTTTGCTATTTTAGGTTTAAAAACCTATCCCGATGTCCAATACATCCATCTCCGAGAAGGCAAACCATCGGGGTTCACCGTCTTCTTCGATCTCTGCATATCTCAACCACCAATGGAGGCCAGTATGGTTCTAAGAGATGACCCTTCGTTAAGAATCTCTAAAATCGAGCTCCATCCGGGTCGTGTTGTTTCGTTTGAGATTCTTCCCCTCAGAACCCGTAACAGGATGCATTAATTCATCGCAATTAACGACGTTCATAACTCCTTCAACCTACTCCAAGGACGATTCCTCATTCAATGCATCTTTCCTCTACAGGTGATTGATCTCCAGCTATAAAAAGATGAGCTTTCATCCCGTTAACAGATCACTCTGGCTCAACGTAAACAATGAATGGAAAAAGTCTTCGCTTTGCATGTTTTACAGTCCAATTccatctcactacttctccaaGAAGGCTCCGGTGAGATCTCCGGTGACTAATGAGAACTCCATGTCGAAGAGATTCTTCAAATGGCTgtttcctcctcctccggctCGACGCATCATCATGAGGCGGCATGGCTCCGTGAAACAGAAGGGGGCGGCGTGGGTTTGGATAAGATCCGGCGATTCTCCAAGAGTTTCTCTAGAAAGTACGAGCTTGGTTCGTGGCCATTAACCAGCTGCTAATGTTATTCACAAAGCAAATGTTAGTGCTTTTTGATTTGATGTCTTCTGGTTCTGTATTAGTTATGAGATCTGTTAGATTGTTTGTAATTTGTTGTGTAGATTACGACGGCAATTGCCACTGAGGATGTGAAGAGAAAAGTGAAGATATTGAAAACTTTGTCTGGTCATGACAATCTACTCATTTCTATGAAGCATATGATCAGGATCATAATGATGTCTATACTGCGATGGAGTAAGCTCTCTTTTAGTTCAAACTTCCTTGGAGAGTCTTATACAAGTGATTTGTTGTTTTAAGCTATGTCAAAAAGTAGAGATTTTGGATAGAATACTTTCAAGTTTCAAGGTAAGGGGACACTAGACAGTACACTTCAGACGTAGGACTGTTTGTTATATACTGAACTCGGTAGTGTGTTTTATGTGCAGAGGCGGAAGTACACAGAGGAGGATGCAAATACTGTTATCATACAAATATTGAATGTGGTTGCATTTTGTTATCTCCTCGGTGTTGTACATCGATAAGTCCAACCTCAGGTGATTATAAGAATCTTTTAAGACAGTAAACACTTGGTAAAAATGCAAccaagttattttaaaaaaaatagaagcttAAAGCTTCATAGAAATGACGATTCGAATTTATCCGTACCCCTGCATATCTATTACTAATTTGCGTCATTTACTTTACTATAAGTTTCTCTTTCTATTTGC
This genomic stretch from Brassica napus cultivar Da-Ae chromosome C9, Da-Ae, whole genome shotgun sequence harbors:
- the LOC125592525 gene encoding F-box protein At1g11270-like, which codes for MPKRKRGVYETISSSPNMLVNIPHDVVIDQILEKLPVKSLLRFRAVSKQWRTEIESPRFQERNLRHQQKSRDPSILICHPRLEKRGKASLRLLSVGATLVSEENHIRYPVASKREINVRTTRSCDGLACLYSSTFMYVINPATRWHRKLPEARFQTLAQLTYNRFRRPFLGFGKDNITGTYKIVWLYNSHCVYLDGKINTCEVFSFENNNNTWRHDVIVSCPYPITT